The Methanoregula sp. UBA64 region AAACATCGATAATCTGCGCGTACCGCCGGATACGGGTGACCATGGATACAGTTTGGCAGTGGGGCTACTTAATGCTGGCTTTTTTTGATCAACCGGCGGGGCAGGGCCGGCCGGGGCCGGCTCAGCAGGAGTCCGGCTTAGAAAAGACCACGATCCGGTTCGTGTTGGTGCCGCACTCGTTGTTCCCGACACCCCAGATATGGGAGGTCTTGGAGAAGACCTGCTGGTTGATGATCACGCATTCGCAGGAAAACCCGGCGTCCTGCCCGAGCGGGACCACGTGCTCTTCCAGGCGGACGGTCTTTTTGCGCACTTCGCCCACCTCGAACGCCACCCAGCCCCCGGGTGCAGTGATCCGGTAGAGTTCGGAGAATACCGCTCCCATCACCGCGTTCCATTCCGCGACCGTTCGGGCCATCGTGATCGTCTTCCCGATCGCCTCCTCGTCGAGGCCGCAGAACCAGCACCGGAGCCAGTTGTCGTCCCGGTACTGGACGATATCCAGAAACGGCGGCGAGGTAACCGTCAGCTTCACCGTCCCGGTACCGATGGACGGGGTATCCCGGGCATCACCGGTCAGGAACCGGGCGCCCTCCCCGGCACGGGCGAGGCGGGCCATTGCTGCGGGAGTAAGCCCGGAGAGCAGGCTCTTTGATTTCTTCAGGATCAGGGCGTGCGTGTCCCGGTACTCCGGCACCTGGTCCCGTTTTTTATTGATACGCCGCTGGCTTTCGGGAGAGACGGCCTGGTTGGGGGGGAGCGTGTAGACAGAAAAGAAGCCGGAGGAGTGGCCGGTGAGCCGGTTGGTGGCTGCCATCCGGATCCACGCATCGGTCGCATCCGCAGTACCCTCCTCGTTTCGGGCAATCAGGTACTCCCGCAGGGCCGCGATCTCCTGCTCGGTCTGAGGATGGTAGAACATGGAGAGGTCCCGGTCTGCCTGTCCGCCGTCCCGCGGGATCGTCTCCAGCCGGGCCGCGATCTCCGGCAGCGTGGGCGGGAAAAACCGGGGCTCCGTGAGCAGCCGGGACAACGGGTTTGCATCGTTTGCGATAACGTTTCGTCCCGAGAGCCCTGCTTCGACCGCAGTCGTACCGCGTCCCGAGAACGGGTCGTACACGATCTCCCCGGGACGTGTCAGAAGGTCGATGAAAAAACGGGGCAGCTGCGGCTTGAAACAGGCCCGGTAGGAGATCTCGTGCAGGGACGAGGCCTGGCGCTGCCGGGATGTCCAGAACTCTCCCGTGTACTGCCGGATACCGGAGAGACCCGGGGGTTTTCCCACGAGCACCAAACGATCCCCCGGGCCCCGGAATGCGGCAAGGCACGCGTGGAATGCTCGTGGGGTTTTCCGGTAGGTACCTGCCATCGGGATCGCTTCCGTGATACATACCGTTGTGCCGGATAACGGTATATCACCTGTGTTCCGGAGTTATATAAAAAAAGAATCAGGACGGGACAAAAAGGGCGGGACACCGTACCCGTTCAGCCGGCATGGGCCCCTTCCTCGTCAAACTCCCGGGGGTACCGGACGGTGCCGTGGATGCCGTCGAGCGCCCCGTCAACCAGGGGATATGCCATGAACACCTCGTTCCTGCAGGGGAACGGTGCCTTGATTCCCATCACCGGTGCCGGGGTAAACCCGAACCGGGGGTAATAGGAGGGATGCCCTACCACGATCACGATCCGGTGCCCCTGCTCCCGGCAGATCCTGAGCCCCTCTTCCACAAGACCGGAACCAACGCCCCGGCACTGGTATTCAGAAAGAACGGAGAGTGGCGCAAGAGCCACGGCCGGTATACTGGCATGTTCGGATTCGATCGAGATCGGGGCAAAGAGGATATGGCCGATAATTTTTCCATCGTGAACGGCAACAAGGGATGAGCCGGGGATATAGTCTCCCCCGTTCCTGAGGGCCCGGACCAGCCGGGCTTCCCCGTCCTGGCCAAACGCCTCGCGATTGACGGTATCTATTGCAGGAATATCGGAGGGAATTTCAGATCGGATAAAAAACGAGTCCATCCTGTAATATACGCAGTCTGAGGTAAAAGAAGGAGCAGACCGGGAACACCCCGGGATCGCGGTTCATTCCTGGCTCAGCACCACGGAGACCACGCTTCCGGCTATTTTTTCCTCAAGGGAGCGTTTGAGCTCGGCGGCAAATGTCTGGACCTCCCCCATCTTCTGCTCCGGGTTAAACCCAAGGGAGATCTCGATGTAGATCCTGCTCCCTGACCGGCGGGAGCGGACACCGTGGAATTCATCGTATTTCTCGAACGAGCCGGAGAGTTCCCGGAGGATGACCAGCTGGAGCTCTTCGTCAAGGGTCTTGTCAAAGAGATCGGGGAGCGATGAGGAGAATTCCCGGTACCCGGCAAGGATAAGGAACCCGATGATGACAAACGAGACCACCGGGTCGATGTAGCGCGCCCATTCGTACCCGATGAAGAGTACCGAGAGCACGAGCGCGGACAGGATCAGCAGGTTGGAGAAGGTCTTTGCCCTCCGCAGGCGCCACTGCGCCTCCATGATCGGGGAGGGGTCCTGCTCGGAACGGTGGCGATAGGCATGCCAGTGGTGGTAATCCGCGATGCTTGCAATGCACATCAGCGGGATACCGATGTATGCCGCATCCATGTCGAACTCCTCGGGATGCGTGAGCCGGTGGAGG contains the following coding sequences:
- a CDS encoding cation diffusion facilitator family transporter: MQPSVNSSGNDKPKKSREKLVSAGVCTDVFILIPEIAAILLSGSATLLSDAFKCANEILASLFALLIIRRMKAGGKFTYDYGMGKFETLTRIITGGVMGISICILFLFTLHRLTHPEEFDMDAAYIGIPLMCIASIADYHHWHAYRHRSEQDPSPIMEAQWRLRRAKTFSNLLILSALVLSVLFIGYEWARYIDPVVSFVIIGFLILAGYREFSSSLPDLFDKTLDEELQLVILRELSGSFEKYDEFHGVRSRRSGSRIYIEISLGFNPEQKMGEVQTFAAELKRSLEEKIAGSVVSVVLSQE
- a CDS encoding DNA methyltransferase; the protein is MAGTYRKTPRAFHACLAAFRGPGDRLVLVGKPPGLSGIRQYTGEFWTSRQRQASSLHEISYRACFKPQLPRFFIDLLTRPGEIVYDPFSGRGTTAVEAGLSGRNVIANDANPLSRLLTEPRFFPPTLPEIAARLETIPRDGGQADRDLSMFYHPQTEQEIAALREYLIARNEEGTADATDAWIRMAATNRLTGHSSGFFSVYTLPPNQAVSPESQRRINKKRDQVPEYRDTHALILKKSKSLLSGLTPAAMARLARAGEGARFLTGDARDTPSIGTGTVKLTVTSPPFLDIVQYRDDNWLRCWFCGLDEEAIGKTITMARTVAEWNAVMGAVFSELYRITAPGGWVAFEVGEVRKKTVRLEEHVVPLGQDAGFSCECVIINQQVFSKTSHIWGVGNNECGTNTNRIVVFSKPDSC
- a CDS encoding GNAT family N-acetyltransferase, whose amino-acid sequence is MDSFFIRSEIPSDIPAIDTVNREAFGQDGEARLVRALRNGGDYIPGSSLVAVHDGKIIGHILFAPISIESEHASIPAVALAPLSVLSEYQCRGVGSGLVEEGLRICREQGHRIVIVVGHPSYYPRFGFTPAPVMGIKAPFPCRNEVFMAYPLVDGALDGIHGTVRYPREFDEEGAHAG